Within Pseudomonas cichorii, the genomic segment TCTGGGATGCACGCGCCTCCTGGAAGCTCGACGAGCACTGGACCGTCGCTCTGAACGCCGACAACCTGTTTGATCGCAAGTACTACACCACAGCCGTGGCTCTGGACCGCTCCAACCTGTACGGCGAACCACGCAGCTACGTCCTGACCCTGCGCGGCGACTTCTGATCCTGCGCAGAATCTGCGGATAAACCGATCCACAGGGCACCACAAAAAGACCAGAGGGCAGCCTCTGGTCTTTTTTATTGAAAGACTTACTAAATTAATTCCTGCCTCATTCGTATGAATTCCTTATGAGCCACGTTGAAAAATCGCCTGGTAAAGGATGACCAGAGGCAGTGCCCCATACGACGGTATGGTTTACCCTGCGTCATTGATCGAAGAGCCATCACCATGCAATCACGCACCCGCCCTCCACTGCCTGCCCGCCTGCTGCTCCAGCCAAGGCCTGCGATAAGAGTGATAGGGTTTGCGCTGCTGATGACGTTCAAGGCAGAGGCCTTGGCGCAGGAGATCGAATTCGATATCCCAGCCCAACCCTTGAACAGCGCCCTGAATGAACTGGGGCGCCAGGGTGATCTGCAGGTGCTGTACAACCCGGACGATATCAAGGGCAAAAGCAGCCAGGCCGTGCGCGGCAGATTTACCCTAGAGCAGGCAGCCAGAAACCTGCTCGATCAGGCCAGAGTGCCTTATAGCCTTGAGAACAACACCCTGACACTGACCGCCATTATTCCTCCGGTCAGCCTCAAGCCCCTGTCGATTCAGGCACCACCGGCAGGTCTGATTACCGAAGGTTCGGGCTCTTACACCACGTCCGCAGTGAGCATCACCAAAAGCGCCCAGTCCCTGCGTGAAATTCCGCAGTCGGTGAGTGTCGTGACCCGCCAGTTGATGAACGACAAGAACCTCTACAGCCTGGAAGACGTGATGGCCCAGGCCACCGGCGTCACTTTTTCCCAACGCAATTTCGGCTCCCATGTCTTCAGCTCACGCGGCTTTGCCATGGAAGACGAGAGCTACACCATTGATGGCATCTCCGGTCAGGGCTACAGCGTGACCGGCTGGATGACGCCCGATATGGAAATCTACGACCGGGTGGAAATCCTGCGGGGCGCGGCCGGGCTGCTGATCGGCGCGGGCAACCCCGGCGGCACGGTGAATCTGGTGCGTAAACGCCCGACCGCCATACCGCAGTTTTCAATAACCACCCGCACCGGCACCTGGAACAACAACCGGGTGGATCTGGACGGCAGCAGCAAACTGAACGACTCGGGCAGCATCCGGGGCCGCTTCGTGGCGTCTTATGCCGACCGTGACTACTTTATCGATGGCCTCAGCAAATCCGCCCCGCTGTTGTACGGCATCCTCGAAGCCGACCTGAATGACGACACCACCCTGGCTGTGGGCGTTCGCCGTCAGGAAGCCGATATCAAAGGCTTCACCATCTTCGGCCTGCCCCGCTACAGCGATGGCAGTGCCCTGGACGTACCACGCTCGACTTCACTGGCCCAGGACTGGAACCGTCACCAGACCCGCACGGACGAAGTGTTCACGGAACTGGACCATCACTTCAGCGAGAACTGGTCGGGCACACTGTCTGCCACCCATTCAACGGGTTCGTTCGAGCAGAAAGTGGCCTATGCCCAGGGCGCCATCGATCCGGCGACATTGACCGGTTCCCGTATCGCCCGAACCCTGTTCCGCTCCGACCAATTGCACAGCAACGGTTTCGATGCGCACATGGACGGTCATTTCGAGGCGTTCGGCCTGGAACACCAGCTAACCTTCGGCGGCAACTGGTCGGAGCAGATGCGTAAGTCCAGCCAAGTCAATGTGACATCCAACCAGCCCATCGATGTATTCGACCCCGACAGCCACCTGATTGCCGAACCGGCCCAGCCCGACTGGACCTCCATCACCGACTTCAGTGACAAACGCTATGGCGCTTACGCCAATCTGCGCCTGCATCTGTCGGAGTCGTTGAGTCTGGTCATGGGCGGTCGCCTTAGCTGGTATGACTACCAGACCCAGGCAGCGAGCGTCACTCGTAAATCCATAG encodes:
- a CDS encoding TonB-dependent siderophore receptor, which produces MTFKAEALAQEIEFDIPAQPLNSALNELGRQGDLQVLYNPDDIKGKSSQAVRGRFTLEQAARNLLDQARVPYSLENNTLTLTAIIPPVSLKPLSIQAPPAGLITEGSGSYTTSAVSITKSAQSLREIPQSVSVVTRQLMNDKNLYSLEDVMAQATGVTFSQRNFGSHVFSSRGFAMEDESYTIDGISGQGYSVTGWMTPDMEIYDRVEILRGAAGLLIGAGNPGGTVNLVRKRPTAIPQFSITTRTGTWNNNRVDLDGSSKLNDSGSIRGRFVASYADRDYFIDGLSKSAPLLYGILEADLNDDTTLAVGVRRQEADIKGFTIFGLPRYSDGSALDVPRSTSLAQDWNRHQTRTDEVFTELDHHFSENWSGTLSATHSTGSFEQKVAYAQGAIDPATLTGSRIARTLFRSDQLHSNGFDAHMDGHFEAFGLEHQLTFGGNWSEQMRKSSQVNVTSNQPIDVFDPDSHLIAEPAQPDWTSITDFSDKRYGAYANLRLHLSESLSLVMGGRLSWYDYQTQAASVTRKSIEQHELTPFIGTIYDLNPDWSLYASYTDIFLPQSVYRDAAGNLLKPAIGANYETGIKGELFEQRLNLSFAMFYVKQKDVAVEDNANPGECLMNDIYGTCYLNGNIRRSKGFEVEASGEPLPGLQTVAGYTFNMTRGSDGQSISAETPRHLFRMTGNYTLPGTWNRLTLGAGVSAQSGYSEAESSAEIKNPGRAIWDARASWKIDEHWSVALNGNNLLDRKYYKATGDVDRGNYYGDPRNYMLTLRGEF